In a genomic window of Puniceicoccus vermicola:
- a CDS encoding TolC family protein — MNDFFPLRRILPMRTRLTPALLLLASALLASAESPAKPELLELSDYLNEAMASNPRLEALEQRYEAGMQRIPQSGALPDPMFQITHFIESVQTRTGPQENVFVLSQKLPWFGKRGSQKSAASAEAEVLWYSLQNQQLVLAREVSLAFFEYTYTREAIDLTRENRDLLQKLEPIVEEKVRAGADLNALLRLKVEIGKVDDRLQTLQQKKVAQSAELGRLLGLPTTSILPDPKWEAPAPTTYDPSSIAAAIRANNPELQMMQRQIDSAEARSEIARLANYPDITLGLNYIQTGDPVVNPTTPDAGQDPWGFTVAVNVPLWFGKYNASKAEALASRRSLESEYTNRMNDLQAKLLTSLSSLNNANRQLNLYGNELLGLAEQAVENSRAGYRSGRTGILEVIDSERSLLDLQLLYWRAVADAWKQRVIIQTLANQPLSSEFSKSPSYE; from the coding sequence ATGAATGACTTTTTTCCGCTCAGACGCATCCTCCCGATGCGGACCCGACTGACGCCCGCACTCCTCCTGCTAGCCTCGGCGCTGCTCGCTTCCGCAGAATCACCTGCCAAACCCGAACTCCTCGAGCTTTCGGACTACCTCAACGAGGCCATGGCCAGCAATCCCCGCTTGGAGGCCCTGGAGCAACGCTACGAGGCCGGGATGCAGCGTATTCCACAATCGGGAGCCCTCCCGGATCCGATGTTTCAGATCACTCACTTCATCGAATCCGTCCAGACCCGGACCGGACCGCAGGAGAATGTGTTTGTTCTGAGCCAAAAGCTTCCTTGGTTCGGAAAGCGTGGAAGCCAGAAGAGTGCTGCATCCGCAGAGGCGGAGGTCCTTTGGTATTCCCTCCAAAACCAGCAACTGGTCCTGGCCCGTGAGGTTTCACTGGCATTCTTCGAATACACCTACACCCGGGAAGCGATTGACCTAACTCGGGAGAATCGCGATCTCCTCCAAAAGCTCGAACCCATCGTCGAGGAGAAGGTACGAGCGGGCGCGGATTTGAATGCCCTCCTTCGTCTCAAGGTCGAAATCGGCAAAGTCGATGACCGCCTCCAGACCCTCCAGCAAAAAAAGGTCGCCCAATCCGCAGAGTTGGGCCGACTCCTCGGCCTCCCGACGACCTCAATCCTCCCCGATCCTAAATGGGAGGCTCCGGCGCCCACCACCTACGATCCGTCCTCGATCGCTGCCGCCATCCGGGCCAACAACCCGGAACTGCAAATGATGCAGCGCCAAATCGACAGCGCCGAAGCTCGGAGCGAAATCGCGCGACTCGCCAACTACCCCGACATCACCCTGGGCCTCAATTACATCCAAACCGGGGATCCAGTGGTCAACCCAACCACTCCCGACGCAGGACAAGACCCGTGGGGATTCACGGTCGCGGTCAACGTTCCGCTATGGTTCGGCAAATACAACGCATCCAAGGCGGAGGCCCTGGCCAGCCGGCGCTCTCTCGAAAGCGAATACACAAATCGCATGAACGACCTGCAGGCAAAGCTCTTGACCAGTCTCTCGAGCCTGAATAACGCCAATCGGCAACTCAACCTCTACGGCAACGAGCTTCTGGGACTGGCCGAACAGGCGGTCGAGAATAGCCGCGCTGGTTACCGGAGCGGCCGAACCGGAATCCTCGAGGTCATCGACAGTGAGCGTTCCCTCCTCGACCTGCAACTTCTCTACTGGCGAGCAGTGGCAGACGCCTGGAAGCAGCGCGTCATCATTCAAACCCTGGCCAACCAACCACTAT
- a CDS encoding rhamnogalacturonan acetylesterase, protein MHHHIKISVLLPISFILLLLTTPLLSQQTIICLAGDSTVTGPILTKDRAGWGWGLQQYANSNTVIYNEAKGGRSSRSFRTEGLWDKTLAHKPDWILIQFGHNDQKGKGPERESAAETDYREHLRQYIEDARAIGARPVLITPVCRRNFRADGSLRDSLAPYAEAVRIVAEEENVPYLDLHEYSVKQIQEIGPEGAAKFSPSGTNDRTHFSLEASQKVAGWVLLLAEDNAPELAELFENENSTPSDTRTD, encoded by the coding sequence ATGCATCACCATATTAAGATTTCGGTTCTACTGCCAATTTCCTTCATTCTGTTACTCCTCACAACTCCATTGCTTTCCCAGCAAACAATTATCTGCCTAGCCGGCGATTCGACGGTAACAGGACCAATCCTCACAAAAGACCGAGCGGGATGGGGTTGGGGCCTTCAACAGTATGCGAACTCGAATACAGTCATATATAATGAAGCAAAAGGAGGACGCAGCTCAAGGAGCTTCAGGACCGAAGGTCTTTGGGATAAAACCTTGGCACATAAACCCGACTGGATACTAATCCAATTTGGGCACAATGACCAGAAAGGTAAAGGCCCAGAAAGAGAGAGCGCCGCAGAGACCGACTACCGGGAGCACCTACGCCAATATATAGAAGATGCAAGAGCCATCGGAGCCCGACCGGTCCTAATAACACCGGTATGCCGTCGCAATTTCCGGGCGGATGGATCGCTTCGAGATTCCCTCGCTCCCTATGCGGAAGCAGTCCGGATTGTCGCAGAAGAGGAAAACGTTCCATACTTGGATCTTCATGAATATAGCGTAAAGCAGATTCAAGAGATCGGGCCCGAAGGAGCCGCTAAATTTTCCCCCTCAGGCACGAACGACCGCACCCACTTTTCACTCGAAGCAAGCCAGAAAGTTGCGGGATGGGTACTACTACTGGCTGAAGACAATGCCCCAGAACTAGCAGAACTCTTCGAAAATGAAAACTCCACGCCCTCCGACACTCGTACCGATTAA
- a CDS encoding periplasmic heavy metal sensor, whose translation MSAPSNRKNKIGVFLGLALGLIVLCVAVSSLTSHLLSSEEGWTRHDDADGHHWLHRELDLTPEEAARIDEFEPAYRQERAELQRQFQAKVQELKKEITTSDEFTPQTDQLIHELHIIHGQLQELSIRHYFQMMQVLPEEKQVRLQDLAAKALSVPQ comes from the coding sequence ATGAGTGCTCCTAGCAACCGAAAGAATAAGATCGGGGTCTTCCTGGGTCTCGCCCTCGGCCTCATCGTCCTGTGTGTCGCCGTTTCGTCCCTAACCTCTCATCTTCTTTCGTCCGAAGAAGGATGGACCCGCCACGACGACGCCGACGGTCATCACTGGCTCCATCGAGAGTTGGACTTGACCCCGGAAGAAGCCGCGCGGATCGATGAGTTTGAACCGGCCTACCGTCAGGAACGGGCGGAATTGCAGCGGCAGTTTCAAGCGAAGGTCCAAGAACTCAAAAAGGAAATCACCACTTCGGATGAGTTCACGCCACAAACCGACCAACTGATCCACGAGCTGCACATCATCCACGGACAGCTGCAGGAGCTCTCGATCCGCCACTACTTCCAGATGATGCAAGTCTTGCCCGAGGAGAAACAAGTTCGCCTGCAAGACCTCGCCGCAAAGGCCCTCAGCGTTCCGCAGTGA
- a CDS encoding glutaredoxin: MKKKAEIYRMVTPDHLCPWGVKALDLLKRHHFEVKDHHLTSMEENKRYKEENRVDETPQIFIEGKHLGGYDALREHLGLSPDPQEGETYQPVLAIFAVTFLMALSTTWLTLGSLSLIRVAELFIAFSMCALGIQKLQDLKGYATGFVQYDLVAQRYVPYAYVYAVIEAGGGILMIGGLFTWVVAPIVLIASSIGAVSIFKAVYLEKRDLKCACVGGDSSVPLGFISLTENLLMMAMAIWMLTQAA; encoded by the coding sequence ATGAAGAAAAAAGCAGAAATCTATCGGATGGTGACTCCCGATCACCTGTGCCCCTGGGGTGTGAAAGCACTCGATTTATTGAAGCGCCACCACTTCGAGGTGAAAGATCACCACCTCACATCCATGGAGGAGAACAAGCGTTACAAAGAGGAAAACCGTGTCGACGAAACTCCCCAGATCTTTATCGAGGGAAAACATCTCGGCGGCTACGATGCACTCCGGGAGCATCTCGGCCTTTCCCCTGATCCCCAAGAGGGAGAAACTTACCAACCCGTGTTGGCGATCTTTGCGGTCACGTTTCTCATGGCACTTTCCACAACCTGGCTAACGCTCGGCAGCCTTTCCCTGATTCGAGTCGCGGAATTGTTTATCGCCTTCAGCATGTGTGCGCTCGGGATCCAAAAGCTTCAGGATTTGAAAGGATACGCCACGGGCTTCGTCCAGTATGACCTCGTGGCCCAGCGCTACGTTCCGTACGCCTACGTCTACGCCGTGATTGAGGCCGGCGGAGGCATTCTCATGATTGGAGGACTCTTCACCTGGGTAGTGGCACCCATCGTCCTCATCGCAAGCAGTATTGGGGCGGTCTCGATCTTCAAAGCCGTCTACCTCGAAAAACGCGATTTGAAATGCGCTTGCGTTGGCGGCGATAGCAGCGTCCCCCTGGGCTTCATTTCCCTCACTGAAAACCTTTTGATGATGGCCATGGCCATTTGGATGCTCACGCAAGCTGCTTAG
- a CDS encoding PfkB family carbohydrate kinase has product MNRSELAQTLEDRASTLGTLPVVTGFDGFVDEMISVVDERHSLDQYRRVETIADLGNQISAAAGHSSLREIILNQIDPGGCAINMGDGLATLGLPVTTFATVGEPFHPAFADYGTKAQLVSWGSEPGRTLAFEFADGKLMFSAVSQLQKFHPDALAEYLRDGQFRKSCEQAHLIAITDWTLYPHMTLCWKYLRENVFSHLKSPRFFFDLVDPTTRSESDIRAMLSELSRYEEHGEVTLGLNQNEANILSQLTGSSHPKATDPTTATSQAASLRKALGLHTVIIHSIRYAVGASAKESTEVWGPYCENPKKSTGAGDRFNAGYALGKVLERPLRDALQLAVASSGFFVRHGHSATSDDLCQFLRDWDTA; this is encoded by the coding sequence ATGAATCGTTCTGAACTTGCCCAAACCCTTGAAGATCGTGCGTCCACCCTCGGTACTCTTCCCGTAGTCACTGGATTTGACGGATTCGTCGATGAAATGATCTCGGTAGTCGATGAGCGCCACTCCCTCGACCAATACCGCCGCGTTGAAACTATCGCTGATCTTGGCAATCAAATCAGCGCCGCTGCCGGCCACAGCAGTCTCCGCGAGATCATTCTCAACCAGATCGACCCAGGAGGCTGCGCCATCAATATGGGAGACGGCCTAGCGACTCTGGGCCTTCCGGTGACGACCTTCGCGACCGTCGGTGAGCCCTTCCATCCGGCCTTCGCCGACTACGGCACCAAGGCCCAGCTCGTCAGCTGGGGCTCAGAACCGGGCCGCACCCTCGCTTTCGAGTTCGCCGATGGCAAACTCATGTTCAGCGCCGTCAGCCAATTGCAAAAATTTCATCCCGACGCTTTGGCCGAATACCTCCGGGACGGACAGTTCCGTAAATCCTGCGAGCAGGCCCACCTCATCGCCATCACAGATTGGACCCTCTACCCCCACATGACTCTTTGCTGGAAATACCTCCGCGAAAATGTCTTTTCTCACCTCAAATCCCCCCGTTTCTTCTTCGACCTCGTCGATCCCACCACTCGCTCGGAATCAGATATTCGGGCCATGCTGTCGGAGCTCTCTCGCTATGAAGAGCACGGAGAGGTCACCCTTGGGCTCAATCAAAACGAAGCCAACATCCTCTCGCAACTGACCGGAAGCTCTCACCCCAAAGCAACGGATCCCACGACTGCGACATCTCAGGCTGCCTCACTGCGCAAAGCCCTCGGTCTGCACACTGTCATTATCCACTCCATCCGATACGCGGTCGGCGCCAGCGCCAAAGAATCGACGGAGGTTTGGGGGCCTTATTGCGAGAATCCTAAAAAATCTACCGGTGCCGGCGACCGCTTCAACGCCGGCTACGCCCTGGGAAAAGTCCTCGAGCGTCCTCTGCGCGACGCTCTTCAGCTCGCCGTCGCCTCTTCCGGCTTCTTTGTGCGCCATGGCCACAGCGCAACTTCTGATGATCTCTGCCAGTTTCTACGAGACTGGGACACCGCCTAG
- a CDS encoding D-lyxose/D-mannose family sugar isomerase, whose protein sequence is MKRSAINQIYQEAKACFVSHGWTLPPDPRWDITDFGLGDFDHYGLVLINLAEEPEYCEKLMYARKGQTTPSHTHAQKKEDIICRTGSLSFELWAGPPNETEPGTRFDIQVNGKMRPQASGETLTIGAGERITLIPGIYHAFWPESDGCIIGEVSTANDDAHDNFFADPNIGRFPGIEEDEPPMIRLISED, encoded by the coding sequence ATGAAACGCTCCGCGATCAATCAAATCTACCAAGAGGCCAAAGCTTGCTTTGTATCCCACGGCTGGACACTTCCCCCCGACCCTCGCTGGGACATCACCGATTTTGGACTCGGGGACTTCGATCACTATGGGCTCGTCCTGATCAACCTGGCCGAGGAACCGGAATACTGCGAGAAGCTGATGTATGCCCGCAAGGGACAAACCACTCCTTCCCACACCCACGCCCAAAAGAAGGAAGATATCATCTGCCGAACCGGAAGTCTCTCCTTCGAGCTCTGGGCCGGTCCTCCGAATGAGACCGAACCCGGAACACGGTTCGACATTCAAGTGAACGGGAAGATGCGACCACAGGCCTCCGGCGAAACTCTTACCATTGGTGCCGGAGAACGCATCACCCTGATCCCAGGGATCTACCACGCCTTTTGGCCCGAAAGCGATGGATGCATCATCGGCGAGGTCTCCACCGCCAACGACGATGCCCACGACAATTTCTTCGCCGATCCCAATATCGGCCGGTTTCCCGGAATCGAAGAGGACGAACCGCCGATGATCCGACTGATCTCGGAAGACTAA
- a CDS encoding RNA polymerase sigma factor has protein sequence MDSEPKDDELIAGIGRGEESALVELMRRHKEAVFRFSYRYLNNEADSAEATEETFFKVYQNADRFKPKAAPKTWIFTIARNVARDRLRRNQRHRKTLALDAQVDGEDSALPLTEKTDSGERSPSEHLQSNDDLKRIRKEVSSLPEKLRFPFVFCTLEGNSYDECAEILRTSRKTVETRIYRARQALKRQLSPFLEKS, from the coding sequence ATGGACTCGGAGCCAAAAGACGACGAGCTCATTGCGGGTATTGGCCGGGGCGAAGAATCGGCCCTCGTTGAACTGATGAGGCGGCACAAGGAAGCCGTCTTCCGGTTTTCGTATCGCTATCTCAACAACGAGGCGGATTCCGCCGAAGCCACGGAAGAAACCTTTTTCAAGGTCTACCAGAATGCGGACCGCTTCAAACCCAAGGCGGCTCCGAAGACCTGGATCTTTACGATCGCCCGAAACGTGGCCCGCGACCGACTCCGCCGCAATCAAAGGCACCGAAAAACTCTGGCCCTAGACGCGCAAGTGGATGGTGAAGATTCTGCACTGCCCCTCACCGAAAAAACCGACTCCGGGGAGCGCAGCCCGTCCGAACACCTCCAGTCGAATGACGATCTCAAACGAATCCGCAAGGAGGTGTCATCCCTTCCCGAAAAACTGAGGTTCCCCTTTGTTTTCTGTACTCTGGAGGGGAACAGCTACGATGAGTGCGCAGAGATTTTACGCACGAGCCGAAAAACCGTCGAAACGAGAATTTACCGAGCTCGACAGGCTCTGAAACGCCAACTTTCCCCCTTTCTCGAAAAATCCTGA